The genome window GCGAGGCGCGCCTTGTTGCCCGCAATCAGCCCGATGCCACCGATGGCGTGTGCACCGAATGCCGCAATCTGGACCGGTGTCCAGCGAGCCCACCCCGCGGTGGACAGGCGTGTGCGCTCGGTCGGGTCCTTAGCCGCCGCTGCTGCGCCATTGAGGCCGACGGCGCCCATGAGGGTACCGCCGAACCAAGCCGCAGCGCTGAGATCGTGTAGGGACCGCGCCAACAAGTTTCCTGCCATGATGCTCTCCTTAAGACTTGGTGATGCCGTGAGCGAGATCAACGTCGAACGGCGTCCTTAATTTCTATCAGCATGCTTAGCATTTGGCGAGGGGTCTGCCGGCTTCTCCGCTAGCAGTACGATCAAACCGTGCGACCATTCCTGCTTCTGGGCACCCGAGCCGAGGACGTGGCAGCCGACGGCGAATATCGCAGCCTCCTGCGCTTCACCGGCCTGGCGCCGTCGGCCCTGCACAGGATCAGGGTGGAGCAGGAGCCGCTGCCCGCAATTCGCCTTGAGGACTATTCGGGAATCTTCCTGGGAGGCAGTCCGTTCAACTCCTCCGATCCCGAAGAATCGAAGTCGCCCGTCCAACGTCGGGTTGAGCAGGAGCTTGGTGCGTTGCTTGATGAGGTTGCTGAGGCGGACTTCCCGTTCCTGGGCGCCTGCTATGGAGTCGGGACGCTCGGTCGGCATCAGGGAGCCGTAATTGGGCGCACCTATGCTGAACCAATCGGTGCGGTTGAGATCAAGGTGACTTCCGACGGCGTATCCGACCCCGTGCTCGCAGGCCTGCCTTCGCGGTTCCAGGCTTTTGTGGGGCACAAGGAAGCATGCACAACATTGCCGCGAAGCGCGGTGTTGCTTGCTTCGTCGTCGACATGTCCCGTGCAGATGTTCCGGGTGAAGCAAAATCTGTA of Arthrobacter sp. JZ12 contains these proteins:
- a CDS encoding glutamine amidotransferase — its product is MRPFLLLGTRAEDVAADGEYRSLLRFTGLAPSALHRIRVEQEPLPAIRLEDYSGIFLGGSPFNSSDPEESKSPVQRRVEQELGALLDEVAEADFPFLGACYGVGTLGRHQGAVIGRTYAEPIGAVEIKVTSDGVSDPVLAGLPSRFQAFVGHKEACTTLPRSAVLLASSSTCPVQMFRVKQNLYATQFHPELDVEALVERIRIYRHAGYFEADQADEVIARAKSVAVSWPTQILRNFVERYGRS